The following proteins are co-located in the bacterium genome:
- the ssb gene encoding single-stranded DNA-binding protein, which translates to MRGYSRAIIMGNLTRDPELKYIPSGTAVTSFTVAVNRKYTLQGETKDETSFIPVVVWGKQAENCNQYLKKGSAVFVDGRLRQRSWETSDGQKKSVVEIVGLTVQFLSGRPQEEEIIEEEPPLPPEEDLPF; encoded by the coding sequence ATGAGAGGATACTCAAGGGCAATAATTATGGGGAATTTGACAAGGGATCCTGAGCTAAAATACATTCCATCTGGAACAGCTGTTACAAGCTTTACCGTAGCTGTCAACAGAAAGTACACCCTTCAGGGTGAGACAAAGGATGAGACAAGCTTTATTCCCGTTGTTGTTTGGGGAAAACAGGCAGAGAATTGCAATCAATACCTTAAAAAGGGATCTGCTGTTTTTGTTGATGGAAGGCTTCGTCAACGCTCATGGGAAACATCGGATGGTCAAAAGAAATCCGTGGTTGAAATAGTAGGATTGACGGTTCAATTTCTTTCAGGAAGGCCACAAGAGGAAGAAATTATTGAAGAAGAACCACCCCTTCCTCCCGAAGAAGACCTTCCTTTTTAA
- the rpsF gene encoding 30S ribosomal protein S6, with amino-acid sequence MENKFYDLMVIFDEKEAKREKITSEITGIINENNGFIEHIDEWGIKTLSYPIKKHLEGFYLLIRFSVKKEAISLISEVLRVSEHVLRFLITKRKNPLPKEGEKENEEEVKEE; translated from the coding sequence ATGGAAAATAAATTTTATGACCTAATGGTTATTTTTGATGAAAAAGAAGCAAAAAGGGAAAAAATTACATCTGAAATTACTGGAATTATCAATGAAAACAATGGTTTTATTGAGCATATTGATGAATGGGGTATAAAAACCCTTAGCTATCCAATCAAGAAACACTTAGAAGGATTTTATTTGCTTATAAGATTTTCTGTAAAAAAAGAGGCAATTTCTTTAATCTCAGAGGTCTTAAGGGTTTCAGAACATGTTTTGAGGTTTCTTATTACAAAAAGAAAAAATCCCCTTCCAAAGGAAGGGGAAAAAGAGAATGAAGAGGAGGTAAAGGAAGAATGA